From Silurus meridionalis isolate SWU-2019-XX chromosome 14, ASM1480568v1, whole genome shotgun sequence, a single genomic window includes:
- the si:busm1-163l24.3 gene encoding uncharacterized protein si:busm1-163l24.3 isoform X2 translates to MAEIGHTVCVRGLPTDMDHERLEDKLLIHFLRERNGGGEISKITLKAADPCAMITFEDSRVALSVCSHKPQVLKVDGRTYELSLSFPWQDSQHLNKVFLDVCVTIDCSQFPLGEKTIKTLTEKFTDIGVHYIKPLRHCTLKGPYSVVNYVITHLIELLVDFVPPTEESSSFAQEIEGAYSHQKEKHNPLHQPHGLDVSLHQDSGYPSPKVSSIQLSQTQTCSDERTKDWIDALDVEALSLIMEADVFAYLCSRSEEYRTILQNHGVYVVDVTSAGVSTLYLQTNANSETGSKAEKHLNHARKELSQLYQKMEGNLRRAQIPRSALNLHGEQNAAFKDLESLLPKVLLNFDQTHIYIIGESSDVSQAKQILLFGSSDENLRTKQETSLQSSPLTPQFLNQRKFRRLEQAENPIL, encoded by the exons atggCGGAAATAGGACACACAGTATGTGTACGTGGGCTTCCCACCGATATGGACCACGAACGCCTTGAAGATAAACTTCTGATCCACTTTCTGCGCGAGCGTAACGGAGGAGGAGAGATCTCCAAGATCACCCTCAAAGCAGCAGATCCCTGTGCCATGATCACCTTTGAAGATAGCAGAG TTGCGCTCAGTGTGTGCAGTCATAAACCACAGGTTTTAAAGGTGGACGGCAGGACGTATGAACTTTCCCTGAGTTTTCCATGGCAGGACTCACAACACCTGAACAAG GTATTCCTCGATGTGTGTGTGACCATAGATTGCAGCCAATTTCCACTGGGTGAAAAGACTATAAAAACTCTCACTGAAAAATTTACAGACATTGGGGTACATTACATTAAGCCACTGAGGCACTGCACATTAAAGGGACCCTACTCAGTGGTTAATTATGTTATTACTCACTTGATAGAGCTCCTTGTAGACTTTGTACCTCCAACTGAAGAAAGTTCGTCCTTTGCGCAAGAAATTGAGGGAGCTTATTCacatcagaaagaaaaacacaacccTCTGCACCAACCACATGGACTTGATGTTTCTTTGCATCAGGATTCCGGGTATCCAAGTCCGAAAGTGAGCAGCATACAACTGtcacagacacaaacatgctCTGATGAGAGGACAAAAGATTGGATAGATGCACTGGATGTGGAAGCATTGTCTCTTATCATGGAGGCAGATGTATTTGCATATCTATGTAGTAGAAGTGAGGAGTACAGGACTATATTACAAAACCATGGGGTGTATGTGGTTGATGTCACATCTGCAGGAGTCTCTACACTGTACTTGCAAACCAATGCAAACAGTGAGACAGGATCCAAAGCAGAAAAACACTTGAACCATGCTCGCAAGGAGCTGAGTCAGCTTTACCAGAAGATGGAGGGTAATTTGCGAAGAGCTCAGATTCCAAGAAGTGCCCTTAACTTGCATGGAGAGCAAAATGCAGCATTTAAGGACTTAGAGTCATTACTTCCCAAAGTGTTGCTCAACTTTGATCAGACCCACATTTATATCATAGGTGAGAGCAGTGATGTCTCTCAGGCCAAACAGATACTTCTGTTCGGTTCATCTGATGAGAACTTGAGAACAAAACAAGAGACCTCACTTCAGTCATCTCCTCTTACTCCCCAGTTTCTGAATCAGAGAAAATTCAGAAGGCTGGAACAAGCAGAGAATCCAATTCTGTGA
- the asb16 gene encoding ankyrin repeat and SOCS box protein 16 isoform X1, protein MSQKTFAFTSATLRSLRMEQELQDWEEARRALEHRRVMSRRPLPAAPRLRHGTERIQTVRAPPPQIHCRDPAVHNTFMYGDMRSLYAVLKESGMVNAIMEIVHEEMVWTPEMGMWTLSSKVKQTSGLRLAAGRGHYGCVEELLFREAEVDADPGGRTALHDACSGGHHSCVKLLLEHGADPDLLTADGNAPLHLCITAESYACTELLVSMGANVNVAQRDSCLTPLHLACRRGLVEHVELLLAHRADVTVQNREGETPLNAACAGAERPTETVRYLAVVQKLLQAGAQAHTAGRKQHTALHNACSNCAFQIADVLLQHGARADAANCAGYTPMDCLLQVVEDYPDQHPELITRSLLNRGAKPPSTKMLKLCLLSPATLEVMLNCYPVVSDCEDLIQEVPDELLKEHMRFFDSVCRVNGQPRTLQHLCRCSLRLSLGARCHSAIDKLNIPCALKEYLLLPIKGEIQ, encoded by the exons ATGTCTCAGAAAACGTTTGCTTTTACATCAGCCACACTACGTTCTCTGCGGATGGAACAAGAGTTGCAGGACTGGGAGGAAGCACGTAGGGCACTGGAGCACAGGAGGGTAATGAGTAGGCGACCACTGCCAGCGGCACCGCGGCTCAGACATGGGACAGAGAGGATCCAGACAGTACGAGCTCCTCCACCTCAGATCCACTGCAGAGACCCGGCTGTCCACAACACTTTCATGTATGGAGACATGAGAAGTCTGTATGCTGTACTCAAAGAATCTGGTATGGTGAATGCAATAATGGAGATTGTCCATGAGGAGATGGTGTGGACTCCAGAAATGG GCATGTGGACTCTGTCCTCCAAAGTGAAGCAAACGTCGGGCCTGCGCCTGGCTGCCGGCAGAGGGCACTATGGATGCGTGGAGGAACTGCTATTCCGGGAAGCTGAGGTGGACGCTGACCCTGGTGGTCGAACGGCCCTCCATGACGCCTGTTCCGGGGGTCATCACtcctgtgtaaagctgctgcTGGAGCATGGAGCAGACCCCGATCTGCTGACAGCTGACGGCAATGCACCTCTTCACCTGTGCATCACTGCTGAGTCCTATGC CTGTACAGAGCTGCTGGTCAGCATGGGTGCCAATGTGAATGTGGCCCAGCGTGACTCTTGTCTCACTCCACTGCATTTGGCATGTCGGAGGGGTCTGGTGGAACATGTAGAACTGCTGCTGGCCCACAGAGCTGATGTAACTGTGCAGAACCGTGAGGGGGAGACGCCACTGAATGCTGCATGCGCCGGAGCTGAGAGGCCAACTGAGACCGTGCGATACCTGGCTGTGGTGCAGAAGCTTTTACAAGCTGGAGCACAGGCCCATACAGCAGGCAGGAAACAGCACACTGCCCTACACAACGCCTGTAGTAACTGTGCTTTTCAAATTGCTGATGTGCTTTTGCAGCATGGAGCTCGGGCTGATGCAGCCAACTGTGCAGGCTATACACCCATGGACTGCCTGCTGCAG gtggtAGAAGATTATCCCGACCAGCACCCTGAACTAATCACTCGTTCACTTCTCAACCGCGGAGCAAAACCTCCTTCTACCAAA ATGCTGAAGTTGTGCCTCCTGTCCCCTGCCACTCTGGAAGTGATGCTAAACTGCTACCCAGTGGTGTCAGATTGTGAGGATTTGATACAGGAAGTCCCAGATGAACTACTGAAG GAGCATATGCGGTTCTTCGACTCAGTTTGCCGGGTGAATGGGCAGCCCCGCACACTTCAGCACCTTTGTCGATGTTCCTTGAGACTCAGTCTGGGTGCACGATGCCACTCTGCAATCGATAAGTTAAACATCCCATGTGCACTTAAAGAGTACCTGCTGCTGCCGATTAAAGGCGAGATCCAATGA
- the asb16 gene encoding ankyrin repeat and SOCS box protein 16 isoform X2 yields MEQELQDWEEARRALEHRRVMSRRPLPAAPRLRHGTERIQTVRAPPPQIHCRDPAVHNTFMYGDMRSLYAVLKESGMVNAIMEIVHEEMVWTPEMGMWTLSSKVKQTSGLRLAAGRGHYGCVEELLFREAEVDADPGGRTALHDACSGGHHSCVKLLLEHGADPDLLTADGNAPLHLCITAESYACTELLVSMGANVNVAQRDSCLTPLHLACRRGLVEHVELLLAHRADVTVQNREGETPLNAACAGAERPTETVRYLAVVQKLLQAGAQAHTAGRKQHTALHNACSNCAFQIADVLLQHGARADAANCAGYTPMDCLLQVVEDYPDQHPELITRSLLNRGAKPPSTKMLKLCLLSPATLEVMLNCYPVVSDCEDLIQEVPDELLKEHMRFFDSVCRVNGQPRTLQHLCRCSLRLSLGARCHSAIDKLNIPCALKEYLLLPIKGEIQ; encoded by the exons ATGGAACAAGAGTTGCAGGACTGGGAGGAAGCACGTAGGGCACTGGAGCACAGGAGGGTAATGAGTAGGCGACCACTGCCAGCGGCACCGCGGCTCAGACATGGGACAGAGAGGATCCAGACAGTACGAGCTCCTCCACCTCAGATCCACTGCAGAGACCCGGCTGTCCACAACACTTTCATGTATGGAGACATGAGAAGTCTGTATGCTGTACTCAAAGAATCTGGTATGGTGAATGCAATAATGGAGATTGTCCATGAGGAGATGGTGTGGACTCCAGAAATGG GCATGTGGACTCTGTCCTCCAAAGTGAAGCAAACGTCGGGCCTGCGCCTGGCTGCCGGCAGAGGGCACTATGGATGCGTGGAGGAACTGCTATTCCGGGAAGCTGAGGTGGACGCTGACCCTGGTGGTCGAACGGCCCTCCATGACGCCTGTTCCGGGGGTCATCACtcctgtgtaaagctgctgcTGGAGCATGGAGCAGACCCCGATCTGCTGACAGCTGACGGCAATGCACCTCTTCACCTGTGCATCACTGCTGAGTCCTATGC CTGTACAGAGCTGCTGGTCAGCATGGGTGCCAATGTGAATGTGGCCCAGCGTGACTCTTGTCTCACTCCACTGCATTTGGCATGTCGGAGGGGTCTGGTGGAACATGTAGAACTGCTGCTGGCCCACAGAGCTGATGTAACTGTGCAGAACCGTGAGGGGGAGACGCCACTGAATGCTGCATGCGCCGGAGCTGAGAGGCCAACTGAGACCGTGCGATACCTGGCTGTGGTGCAGAAGCTTTTACAAGCTGGAGCACAGGCCCATACAGCAGGCAGGAAACAGCACACTGCCCTACACAACGCCTGTAGTAACTGTGCTTTTCAAATTGCTGATGTGCTTTTGCAGCATGGAGCTCGGGCTGATGCAGCCAACTGTGCAGGCTATACACCCATGGACTGCCTGCTGCAG gtggtAGAAGATTATCCCGACCAGCACCCTGAACTAATCACTCGTTCACTTCTCAACCGCGGAGCAAAACCTCCTTCTACCAAA ATGCTGAAGTTGTGCCTCCTGTCCCCTGCCACTCTGGAAGTGATGCTAAACTGCTACCCAGTGGTGTCAGATTGTGAGGATTTGATACAGGAAGTCCCAGATGAACTACTGAAG GAGCATATGCGGTTCTTCGACTCAGTTTGCCGGGTGAATGGGCAGCCCCGCACACTTCAGCACCTTTGTCGATGTTCCTTGAGACTCAGTCTGGGTGCACGATGCCACTCTGCAATCGATAAGTTAAACATCCCATGTGCACTTAAAGAGTACCTGCTGCTGCCGATTAAAGGCGAGATCCAATGA
- the si:busm1-163l24.3 gene encoding uncharacterized protein si:busm1-163l24.3 isoform X1: MGKTTGSTVESTTTAMSTLKRTNSCSGRPVQKQETQKPGTNDNSGLATNSIRRQRSTSLNCRISAEALPSSIVSKAITVPTLMWSYIKQIYHSEINVLISDVQVSENIVDKYKTMVILKGSASSKVEECQQELQKLVDSIGLDFYVQKLKVADLGATEGDDMFKEGCLDICSYFSKIVLLNVKDDISLLGPRSQCSQAKEMLQELFPNRFLNSGSFVHTSITHQESTDQRQAKASSNQAPIKSNDQTRPNQTKANSESSAKCRIKGYKSESRNVAYKETPMPVANEMQKAASDLEINKTGPLPGKSSEVSGVLSGLRDNWQTASSLTTQKSQNATTLALKQTNVPISKQLESCVCGENGTQRSCGVFLCSNCIRLHAQCMVCSKANAARNPSMEMQVHPLKEEQNTKELKGNEAGIRQKQKKGIHGAMSCTELSVSLPGYEQYRTAKITYCIPDGIQGDEHPNPGLPFQGAVFEAYLPLSSQGQELLQCLEKAFKQGFTFTVCPSNNNDRAKITWSRIPHKTNITGGKSRNGYPDVKYLKDLSEALRTCGIKGV; this comes from the exons ATGGGCAAGACAACAGGATCTACAGTAGAGTCTACAACTACTGCTATGTCTACCTTAAAAAGGACAAATAGTTGTTCAGGCCGGCCAGTACAAAAACAGGAGACACAAAAGCCTGGGACTAATGATAATTCAGGTCTTGCCACAAATTCCATTAGAAGACAAAGATCCACAAGCCTTAATTGTAGGATATCTGCTGAGGCACTTCCAAGCAGCATTGTATCCAAAGCAATCACTGTACCTACATTAATGTGGagttatataaaacaaatatatcacTCTGAAATAAATGTTCTGATCTCTGATGTACAAGTATCTGAGAACATAGTTGACAAATATAAGACTATGGTTATTCTAAAAGGATCAGCATCATCCAAGGTTGAAGAATGTCAGCAGGAGCTCCAGAAGCTAGTTGATTCGATAGGTTTAGACTTTTATGTACAGAAACTTAAAGTAGCAGATTTAGGTGCGACAGAAGGTGATGATATGTTCAAGGAAGGCTGTTTGGACATATGTTCATACTTCAGCAAAATTGTACTGCTGAATGTGAAGGATGATATTTCACTGTTGGGGCCCAGATCACAGTGTTCCCAAGCCAAGGAGATGTTGCAAGAACTGTTTCCTAATAGATTTTTAAACTCTGGATCTTTTGTCCATACCTCCATCACCCATCAGGAAAGTACAGATCAAAGACAAGCAAAGGCATCAAGTAACCAGGCACCAATTAAAAGCAATGATCAGACCAGACCAAATCAGACCAAAGCTAATAGTGAGAGTTCTGCAAAATGCAGAATTAAAGGATACAAATCTGAGTCCAGAAATGTAGCTTATAAGGAAACACCGATGCCAGTTGCCAACGAAATGCAGAAGGCGGCTTCAGATTTGGAAATAAATAAGACTGGCCCATTACCAGGCAAATCATCTGAGGTAAGTGGAGTGCTGTCGGGACTGAGGGATAACTGGCAGACGGCATCATCCCTGACAACACAGAAAAGCCAAAATGCAACTACATTGGCTTTGAAACAAACCAACGTGCCAATCAGTAAACAGTTGGAatcttgtgtgtgtggagagaacGGCACACAAAGAAGCTGTGGTGTTTTTCTATGTTCCAACTGTATTCGACTTCATGCTCAGTGTATGGTGTGCTCTAAAGCGAATGCAGCCAGAAACCCATCAATGGAAATGCAAGTTCATCCACTCAAAGAGGAGCAGAATACGAAAGAGCTCAAAGGAAACGAAGCCGGCATAagacaaaagcagaaaaaaggcATTCATGGCGCCATGAGTTGTACAGAGTTGTCCGTGAGCCTGCCTGGCTACGAGCAATACAGAACAGCCAAGATTACCTACTGTATACCTGATGGCATCCAGGGA GATGAACATCCAAACCCCGGGTTACCATTCCAGGGAGCTGTATTTGAAGCCTATTTGCCACTTAGTTCACAGGGGCAGGAATTACTGCAATGCCTGGAGAAAGCATTTAAGCAAGGGTTTACCTTTACTGTTTGCCCAAGTAACAATAATGACAGAGCAAAAATAACCTGGAGCAGAATCCCGCACAAGACCAACATCACTGGAGGGAAGAGTAG GAATGGATATCCTGATGTCAAATATCTTAAAGACTTGTCTGAGGCATTGAGGACTTGTGGGATTAAGGGGGTTTAA
- the tmub2 gene encoding transmembrane and ubiquitin-like domain-containing protein 2 — protein MAVCALSMLDGLGEEATALGGVLILLLALVLAWLSTHVADRGDHILGTILTVGAHASLIGLGGHDGYAVAPSSSETGEQQSDETTDEDKQEDDDEEGEGGEELLDIQGGRRKMSREREGENEGTEDEEDEEKSITVRLKFMNDTEELAVLKPQDTVGVLKSKYFSGRERQVKLIYQGHLLQDPRRTLLSLNITHNSVLHCHICQAQSPALPQAEPDEGQRAQAGAGISGGLRSAALTFSTGSLVIPVFVVLLAVVWYFRFNYRQLFTAPATVSLVGVTVFFSFLIFGMHSH, from the exons ATGGCAGTGTGTGCTCTGTCCATGTTGGATGGCCTGGGTGAAGAGGCCACAGCGCTGGGTGGTGTGCTCATCCTTCTCCTCGCACTGGTCCTGGCCTGGCTCTCCACCCACGTTGCTGACCGCGGCGATCACATCCTGGGCACCATTCTCACTGTCGGTGCCCACGCCTCACTGATTGGTCTGGGGGGCCACGACGGCTACGCTGTCGCACCGTCCAGCTCTGAGACAGGTGAGCAGCAGAGCGATGAGACAACAGATGAGGACAAACAAGAGGATGATGACGAGGAAGGCGAGGGCGGCGAGGAGCTGCTGGATATCCAAGGAGGCAGGAGGAAAATGAGCAGAGAGCGTGAGGGAGAGAACGAGGGCacggaggatgaggaggatgaggagaagaGCATCACGGTGCGACTGAAGTTTATGAATGATACAGAGGAACTGGCTGTGCTGAAGCCTCAGGATACAGTTGGAGTGTTAAAGAG TAAGTACTTCTCTGGGCGTGAGCGTCAGGTCAAGCTGATCTATCAAGGGCATTTGCTGCAGGACCCACGACGCACCCTGCTCTCACTTAACATCACTCACAACAGCGTGCTGCACTGCCACATCTGCCAGGCTCAGAGTCCTGCCTTGCCCCAGGCCGAGCCAGACGAGGGCCAGCGTGCTCAAGCAGGAGCGGGTATCAGCGGGGGCCTGCGCTCGGCCGCTCTCACGTTCAGCACGGGCAGCCTTGTGATCCCGGTGTTCGTAGTGCTGCTAGCCGTGGTCTGGTATTTCCGCTTCAACTACCGGCAGCTGTTCACAGCGCCGGCCACCGTCTCTCTGGTGGGAGTCACCGTCTTCTTTAGTTTCCTCATCTTTGGCATGCACAGCCACTGA